The Aedes albopictus strain Foshan chromosome 1, AalbF5, whole genome shotgun sequence genomic interval attttttgtgttgagttggatttttgtatggtgagacagTATGTTCTTCGTTTCTGCTATGCAATGGTGCAAAAAACGTTGGAAGGTATTAGAATTTCTTGCCAGATTTGATTCTGTTGGAGCAAAACCTTGGATCACTGTGTTGTTGAAgagacaagaaatggagaaaacaatgccctcgctgtttgtaccatttctttACAGAATCGGATAATTCCTCATCACAGCTTACAAAATTCAAACTAATTTctaaaaatctagtacttcaccgttcGTGTCCTAttgaactgattttttttctattttttgctaTCAAATCCAAATGTAATAACTCATTTAAATTTCCTTCATTGCAGAACGGCGATCGAGAATATTGGATCCGTCCTGCCATACGATCAGTCACGGTTTCAGCCAAATGGGTAAAGTCATAATCACCATCGATGGGTACAGCTTCGGGAGGTCTTTCTCCCAGGGAACGAGAATCTACTGGAAATGCACCAAAGTCGTAATCGAAAAGTGTCCTGCCAGAATTACCACGTGTGTCAATAGTTCCAATATAATCCACGGTGTTCGGCCTCACAATCATCCACCGTACGTTTAGGGATGAATCACTAAATGATTTTGGAAAATAAAGCGCAATGACAAAGATATTTGCAGTGCTAAGCGTGAATTTTGAACAGCTGTCTCCTCTCATCAATCATATCTAACACACATATATTCAATGTTCGTTTTCCTCAACAGCCGAAATCGCAAGGAAGTACCAGAACCCTCCGGCGGAAGCAGATAGCGATAGCGATGACGATTTTGATCGATCAAAGTCCCTGCTTCCGTTGGATCTGCGAGTGGTGATGGGCCGTACGGGACGTCCAACGTTGCTGATGGGTGGCCACGTTTTCACTCGCGATAACACTCACAAAGATAAAACCTACTGGTTGTGCTCGAAGAGTCGCTCGCTGAAGTGCCGCGCCCGGATTATTACCCTGAACAGTAGTGGAGGTCTGGTTCTCAAGAATCAGATTCATAACCATTCGGCGTGTGGAAATCGCTAGCGTTGATGTGAAAATAAAGAATGAAACATtagactttttgttttttttttatcatttatgcATGCCGTACTAGATTTTTCGATTTCTCACTAACCACCGCCTAATTCTCACCCCTCACAGGAAATATCGTCGCCAAGGAAAAGTCAACAGAAGAATACATTTATTTCGTCCGCACCGCCGACGGTCGCTATAAAATTCAGGCAAATGCCCCAATCAAGAAGGAAAAAGCACATCCACAGCCGAAAATGGTTAATACTGGAACCAGACTGATCCGATCTGGAACCATCTTTCCCCTTAACGAAGGAACGGAAGTGGAACAGTTGGAACAACTTGTGAAGAAGGATTCCACAATCAGGCAGGAATATGTGAGTAAAAGGCAAGCGTGAGGTACTAGATTATGACCATAAATTGATcagcttgaaaaaaaaagtttacatgTCATATGCCATCAGAGCCGTCTCCGATCAGAGCCGTTTGGCATAATCTCCGAAACAGTATGATGTCGAACGGCTTTGTGCCAAACGATGTTCCGGTTTACGAAAAAATGCAGTACTAGTCCATGATTTCTTTTTAACATTGCAGATTGATGTTCTAAAGCTCAAGCCTAGGGATACCAAAATCGTCCATTACATGCATAACGTTTTCACGGACGATTCACTTATTGACTACAACTACAATGGAGTTACCGTTGGTGGTCAAACTAAACGCGCCATGCGAGTGTACGACATATTTTCCAAATGCTTCATGGGTATGCTATACTAGTTCTATTGTGCTTTATAAGCGGAGATAACTACCTCGATTTGTACCTCTTTGCAGAAGCGTACGCAGCGGAAGGACTCACAGACTCCGAGCTGGCCTTCCAGCTGACGTCGGCGATCAAGCAAAGTCGAAACCGGATGCGGCAGCGAATGTTCCGCGCTAGGAAAATTGTGAAAGCAAGTTTTGAAAAGAGACAGGGAACTTCATTTGAGACTTGATGAATTTTTGTGTATCCTATTGACTCAATTACTTAAATTTCAGAGACGCTCAGCTTCTTTATTGTTTTAGTGCTCTAATCTTTTTTAATTCGGTTCTAGAATCAGTAGCTTTTTCGCGATGAATGATAACAtgctttctatttatttttcatccTGAAGGCAGGTTTATTTTAAATTCAAATAATCACCAATGAATTGTAAACACTCTTTAATTGATACACTTCTTGTAATGGATATTTCACCTTACCACTACGATACCATGCCTCAGAAGTACTTTATTGAGTAGAAGTAATGTTTATATCTGTTAATGTTTTTATATCTGAAAATCTGACACTTACAAATTACACTGATCTTTTTAATTGTCCTTCctgtgaaaaaataaataaaaacaaaacaaaacaaaattaccTGTTAGAGTATATTCTTCAGCAAAGCAAATTCTAAATTTACATAAAAATGTActcattttttaataaattaaccATGCCAACTCCTCCCCATTCCAGACCAAGAGTTCATGATGATAGAAATCTGCTCCGATGAAGCCACTCGGCATGCCTCCGATGATGACCAAAGCAAAACAACGTCCTCCACTGGAGGTAATACTGCAACAAGATCACTTCGATTAGCGGGATTCACGTTTCCTCTGAAACGTGCAGAAGACATCGAACGCTTGGAGAAAGCCGTCAGAGCAGATCCGTTCATTCGGAAAGAATACGTAATCCACCGTCGACACAAGTGCGTACGTTTCAGCTTTGAATGTTTGTTGCAAATTTCAGATTCGCTACGTGTCATCTCGGGTGGGCGATCGTCCTAATATTTCAACGCACATCAGAGGGCTTTTCTGCGATAGATCTCTTGAGAATTACACGTATCATGGGGTTAGCAATCCGCAGTATCCTCGGAAAGCAATGAAAGACTACGACATCTTCACCAACTGTTTGCTAGGTTAGTATCTTGGACATgactgaagtactagattgtaacGATTCGTGTCTTTTTATAACACTTGCAGTTGCATGGGAGGACGATGGAATCACGGCGGATGAGCTTAGAATGTCGCTGATCAAGGCAACACAAAAAGCGAAGCAACATTTATCGTCGGCTCGGTACTACAAGCGCTACCGGGAACAGCTTCTAGAGAAACGGAAAGCCAGTTGGAAGAGCAAAAAGTTTACCTCCGAGTAGTTGCTAGTCAACTGTgtggtaaaattttgaaaattaaatcTTGCAGAAATAAAACGAACAATCGACTGCAATTTACCGGTGTTCTGGTACTTCATTGATCAAATTGTCGTCAAAATATTCAtcacggattttttttcaaatatacaaATGCCCAATGTCCCTTGTACATTGCCCAATACTACGACTAAATCAAAAGGTATGTATAATTTGCAGAACATTGAAATTCTATTACCATTCCATTACCATGTCTCCAGCATCTCAAATTCCTCGTGACACATTTTCCATCATAGTCTGATTTTATTACATATCAGTTACTACTATTCAATAGGTGATTATAAAATCCACATTAATTTTCAACATTTGCTACCCGTTCTAGTACCACTCAAACATCACATGGCCGCCAAGCTCGGTTATACCCAGCGTGGGAAGACGCTGCTGCTGTACAACGGATTCGCCTACGTCAAGGACCGCGAAGCCATCAAAAGCTGCCACTGGAAATGTTCACTGTACGGGAAGCTGAAGTGCCGTGCCAGGGCCGTCACCAAAACTTCAGTCGATGGCCAGTTGATGATGAAAATCACCAAGTCGACCCATTCCCACGGTCAAGATGCGTACAAATTTGACCTTTCCACAGTTAATAAACCTTTATGAGGATGTTGATCTGTtgcgtttttcttcaaaagtgtagAATAACACCGTGATCACAAAACTAACCCTATTTTCTGTACATTCGTAGGTCTTTCTGGTGGGGCCTACTTTGGGAAAACCGCACAGGGCTGTCTTATGTTGTGGTATGGAAACTACGGGTATTTCCGCGAGAAGCAGAAGCACAACACTACCAACTGGAAATGTGCCTGCTACAACAAATATCGCTGCAAGGCGCGGGCTGTGACGAAGGAAATCGGCGGAGAGTACTACTTCCGGATAACCTGTGATGAACATACCCATCCTCCGTATTCAAGCGGCTATTGGCGAGCCAAACGGAGAAACGAAGTGGCCCCGTTGACGTCGGTGGTGCACTGTAGTGGAAGGTGGTGATGGAAAAACGGGGTACTAGATTACGCGTATCGGAACAATAAGTGTGATAATTAGGTATTATTTAGACTGTCTATGCATTTTAATAAATAATGAGTAGTGCATTTGTATTCACTTATAAACAAGTTGATCTAGTACTACGACCTGATCGCCAAATGACTAATAATTTCCACACTTTCAGACGTTTCGTACATACTGAACAAACGAGGAGCAACTCAGCTATGCATCAATGGGTATCCCTTCATCCGTTCGAAAACAACCGAGGACTACCAGTATTGGACGTGCAGAGAGTACAAAGTTCTACGGTAACTGAGTAACGCCTCTTCTTTAAAACTATGCAAAAACGTACTAACGACATTCATTCATTTTCAGCTGCACGGCTCGGGCCGTTTCGGGTCGTCGAGAACGGAGGGGCGATCCTACCGTCAAGCTACGGGGTGTTCATAACCACGTCGTTTTGATGCGCCGTGATGCGGAAGAAAGTGCAAAAGGTATTGGATGGTCAGCTTCCCTACAGATGGGGGATTTGAGGGTTCAGTGATGGCGGTTTAAATTGGTTATGGATTTAAGACGGAGGCTGCACATGGAGCGAAGTCATGCTTCAAATTTCTCCCCAGATTTCTGAGTTGACCCCGTAGGGTTTTTTTTGAAGAGATACTGGCAAATTGCTTGGAAATGTGTTTTTGATtaaattctggaatttcttgtaaTTCGTTGAAAACTAATGTTCTAGTAAGGACTTTTGCGATTTACTAGGATaagatttctgataaaatcctggagggattcttcaagagttcctcattCTTGTAAGATCATTAAAAAGTGTTTCATCTCgaaatcttttgaaatttctggcaGGATTTTTAACATATTTCATTTAAATCCTTGTCAGTTTCCCTATAAGACCCATGGTGAACAtatagaaatgttttttttttaaggtatTCCTCGTAAAACATCTGGACCGTTTTTTATAAGATACTCTTGGGAGTTTCTTCATAGATTGATACCATGGTATATATGCTAACTTTTGTTTGATCAGACATTTTATTGAATCAATATTTTATTGAATCTGTAACAAATAtgagaaaaaaatgtaatattattCATATTTGGTTTGTGCCGTAGCTGATCTAGTACATCAGCTTAATTAACCAGATTATGTTTTCTTATACCTTCAGATATTTCGTTTACCCTTAATAAACGAGGGGCGACTCAATTATGTGTCAATGGATACCCCTACATCCGCTCCAAAACGACCGAGGAATTCCAGTATTGGTCCTGCAGCCAGTACAAAGTTTTACGGTGAGCACCATTCattattttccatgaaattcaGATCAATTACAACTGATTTCTTCGTAACCTGTCGCAGCTGTCCGGCGCGAGCCATTTCCAGCCGCAGAAGGCAGGGCAATACGCCCACGATCAAGCTTCGGGGCACCCACAGTCACGGGATCATTTTGGAGCGCCGCAAACCAGGAGAAAGTGCCAAATTGCTGAAACTGAACGCCATGGAACGCCGggagatggaagtgttgccaaatGAGCGGAAACGCTTGCCACCGGGAGCAGCACCACCGGTGGAATGTGTACTGGAAGGCGATAATCCGTCCTCGCCGAAGTAAATTCGAATGGATGAATTGTTTGTTGAGCCATTCTAGTACTGCAGCATGATAGCGTCGTATGTAGGCGGATGTCGagatagaattttgaataatttctttgTTTAACAAACTCGAAATCTTGTAACACTTCTATGTTACTTATTTAATCAAATTGATCTAGTACTGCAGTTCTTTTAATTTGATGTAATTGCTGTTCCAATTACAGATATTTCATTCGTGATTAGCAAACGTGGCCATACTCAATTATGCGTCGATGGTTACTTGTACACTCGCGCCAAAACAACCGAAGAATTGCAATTTTGGACATGTAATCAGCACAGGGTTCTAGGGTAAGTTAATTCAGTTTTCTCCTCTAAGTATGAATTAACTATAATTTCCCTAAACCACGCAGTTGTACGGCACGGGCAACGTCTGGCCGCGGTAAGAAAGATGACCGACCGGTCATGAAACTACGTGGCTTTCATAATCACAAGATTATCCTGGAACGTCGGAAGGCCGGTGAAGGCGCCAAGCTGCGAGAACAGTTCGCTCGCAAGCGTGAGGAGGAAGTGTTGCCAAGAAAGAAGAAGCGACTACAACCGCTACCGTTGGAGTGTGTTCTGGATATGGACAGCAAAGAAAAGTCCACTATCGGAAAGCGGGAAAACAATTGAAAATGTATTTTCATAAATTGGTTTGAGCACAAATACTGTGATGAGGGTTAAGGTTACAAGGTCTCAGATTTTCAGTACTTCAGTTTGGAAGCACCAAATGTAAGCTGGAATAGATGGAAGTTTGCATAATGTAAATGTTGAATAAAATACTTGATTAAATCCCAATCAATTTCTAATTTATCTGTTTTGACAAATTAATCTAGTACTGCAGCTCTATCATTCAACTGATTGTTATTATTGTTCAATTTGCAGATATATCATTCGTAATTAGCAAACGCGGTAAAACTCAATTATGCGTAGATGGCTATTTGTACACTCGGGCGAAGACAACTGAAGAATTACAATTTTGGACGTGCAATCAGGATAGGGTACTTGGGTAAGTTATCATAGTTTTCGTCTCACTGGAAGAAATTTACCACATTTTTCCTAAATTCTGTAGATGTACGGCACGGGCAACCACCGGTCGCGTTAAGAAGGGTGATCGGCCGTCCATCAAACTGCGCGGCTTTCACAGCCACAAGATTATTCTGGAACGTCGAAAGGCCGGTGAGTGTGCCAAGCTACGAGAGCAGTGTGTCCGCGAACGAGGGGAGGAAGTGCTGCCAAAGAAGAAGAAACGACTGCCTCCGCTGCCGCTGGAGTGTGTTCTGGTTACGGACAGCAAGGAAAAGTCTGGCGTAGTGAAAAAGGATAACCATTAAAAACGTATTTTTAGATGATATGTAACAAAATGGGAATATTCTGTGATGAGGGGCAAGGTTGCCAAGAAAGCAATGTTAAAATCATATGTTTCACTTTTATGAAGAAAAGTCTCAGATTTGAGCTATTTCCCAAAATTAAGACAAGGCGGATTTTTCTTAACTTAACGGTATGGTTTTAGTTGATCACGTGTGCATTTTTatcatatcggcaccaacatttcaaaagggcgtaactgcatttacaaccaatgccttctcacaaagctgtggagcgtatcccatccctctcgagcaatccactagcacaaatagaaagataaaatcctcctctttcgattaatggatgtgaattgcgtgagatgaatgaaatacgacccacagctctgtgagaaggcattggttgcaaaagcagttacgcccttttgaaatgttggtgccgatatagaAACGATGTGTTTGTCAAATAAGTCCATCGCAATTCGAAGTCTTCATTTATATAATTAAATATGAACACAATGTTAAGAGAATGCAAATTTATTTTACAGATGCCGTAGTCCAGTACATCAATGGTAAAAAGGGAACGTTTCCTCGGTTGAAAATCGGCGGACATTATTTTACGAGAAGGCGTATCTGCAAGACCAGCACCCGGTGGTATTGTGTCAAGGAACCGGCCCTGAAGTGTAACGTACGAATCACAACCGATGCATTCGGAACGATAAGACGGATAAACAATGTACACAATCATCCAAAAATGGTAGATACATCCAAAGGACGACTGCTGACTACGTTTTTTGCGGAGAAATCTATTCAGAAGTACGAGATGGATCTTAGAAACTGACGCCACGTTTATTTCAAGAGCAAATATAGGAATTGCTGCTGAACCTACAGGTCCTGCAACTCCATTGGTTTCTAAGTGATGATTGGAACAGTAAACTTAGGCATACGTGAAGTTTGAATTGAAATTGATCTCATTACCAACAATCCCCCAAAACTCCATGGGGAACAGTCGAGTTCAACAAATTACAAATCGTCAGATTTGTTCCTATTACTTTTGAGTATCATCtattaataaataataattaaaCATACGCACGATATTTGATTTGTAATAATAAACAATCTTACCAATCTATTGAATTATCAAAAAGAACGATTCCGATGAAACTCAAGGGTTAACATTATCTcagattttgaattttgaaccctcAACTTATTATGAAATTTTAAGAGATGACACGTTTTTAAATAGTTTCCGGAAAGCATGTCCAGCGTTATTAGAAAAACTTCAGAAGGCTACCAAATGACATTCATCAGTAACACAGAAGCAGAATCTCACCAACGAAATAACTCTTATTTTACAGGTAACGCAGTCAATGCCATGCGATACATTTGTACCGATAAGGGAGCCCAACAATTGGAATACGACGGATATCACTTCTGCAAACGAAGGACAAAGAAGCACTGCATCCGTTGGTATTGCACTATGTGGCGTAGGCTGAAATGCACGGCACGGGTTACAACAATCACTTCTAATGGAGCTGTATCGCAGTTTTGTGATGATCACAACCATCCACCGACGGCGGAGTGTCCTAAAATAAGCCACAAGCGCAAGCGCAAATCTTAGTACTTCTATCACGATTGCCATCTGATTTACAATATGCTCGAAACAGGATCGTTGAATCCGAAACTACAGGTTGAGGATTCTTGATTGTGATGTGTATTAGCTACATATATTGAcgccatatttttttaaatataagatCTTCAATACCATAAAGAATGAGGTCCTAATACTACTTTACAACCTTGATAAAAGTAGGAATGATACAAAAATCTAGTCTGAAAGAAAAATATTAAGCAATACGTTTCAATTGTTTCGGATTACAATTAATTCTTGCTGCTTTTTTGTGTTCGATGAAAACACCTCATTCTGTATTTTGTAGTCAGTactcgaaaataaacaaaaataaatttgGCAACTCTGAAAATATACTGCCAGAAAAATGTCACGGTATATCTTTAGAAAATTTGCCAGGCTTGTTCCATACTTCTCAACACAAAATTGAGATTTTTAGGTGTCATTATGAATGAATTTTCTtgatgaaaaataattttcagggatgccagaatttctgatttttgtcgAAGGTGGCACGAAACAAAATGTAACTTCCTATTTTGAACGTAGATTGGGTTTATTTATCTAACGATCCCAatgtttttttagacatttcattCGTCATGAGCTGCCGGGGAAAAACTCAACTTAGCGTAAACGGTCACCTCTACACTTGTGACAAGACAACCGATGACGCCATGTACTGGTGTTGCAATCAGCGCCGTGTTCTTGGGTAAAAACTTCAGAACTGTCCAAAGTAACATTACTACTTCTATTGATATTTTCCTATCGTTCTAGCTGTACAGCTCGTGCTAATACCGGACGTAGAAAGCAGGGAGAACCGCCAAGTATTAAACTGCGCGGCTTTCACAATCACGGAATCATCGCAGAACGACGCCGACCCGGAGAATATGCCAGGCTGAAGGAGCAGTACGACCGTGAACGGAAAGTGTTGCCAGACGTGGAGCCTCGTCGCCCTGCCCGTTCCAGATCGAAAAAGAAGCAAAACTGAATCAATTTACTGTGTGTTATCTTGATATTCTAGTACTACTAGTTGTGACCGTGACTATGTTTCAAGATGACCAGGTCACTAATACATGTACACTGACAAATTTTGTGATTCTTTTCTTGTGATGCGCGCCATATATCAACCAAACCAGAATATTATCTAATGAGGTATCATAAACTTTGCAGATATTTCATTCGTCATAAGTGCACGTGGTAAAACTCAGCTGAACGTTAACGGATACCTTTACACGCGTGGCAAACTACACGGCGACTTTCAGTACTGGTCATGTAATCAGTACAGGGTTTTAAGGTAAGAATCATCCATAGTTAAGCTTACATAGCAAAATTTCCACCATTCCATCTTCATCCCCAGTTGCACAGCTCGTGCTTCGACGGTTCGCTGCAAACGGGGCGAGAAACCAACCATAAAACTTCGTGGTTTCCACAACCATCCGCTTATAGTGGAACGACGTCGGCCGGGAGAGTGTGCACGGTTGAAAGAGCTGTACGCTCCTCCTCCGAGGCAAGTGTTGCCAGACAGGAGGAAATGTCAGCAGCTCCCCAAGCAGTAGGTGCCACTGCCACCGATCGAGCAATGCTTTGTAAAGGAAGAGAAATAACGAACGCGTTGTCGGGGATAAGAATGAAGGCTGTCGTAGGATTAGTGTAATGATTGCTCTAGTACTGCATGTGAAGCAGTCTGACATTGGGCATAACATTTGAATTACTGAAACACAAACTATCATTCACGAAAGCTCTCAGAATTCTACGGATTGTTATAATGTAGCAGTTAAAAACAAGATTCCACAATTAAGCTTTGAAATTCTCCAATTGGAGTTTCAGTTATCCTAGTGAACAATACTTTGGAATGCAGTAACAGGCAATCACGCTTTCATTGTGTATTAAGTGTTAAAAGAACATTCAGTTAATGAGAGGGTGGTCAAGGACTACTGGGTACGTAGAGGCcacaaaaaagttttgaaataaaacagCAAAACAATTGTGAAGTTGATATGTTAGTGAAGAGCATGTAATATAGTCTATGGAATAGAGCCACCAACCTACATA includes:
- the LOC109416666 gene encoding uncharacterized protein LOC109416666, translated to MMIEICSDEATRHASDDDQSKTTSSTGGNTATRSLRLAGFTFPLKRAEDIERLEKAVRADPFIRKEYIRYVSSRVGDRPNISTHIRGLFCDRSLENYTYHGVSNPQYPRKAMKDYDIFTNCLLVAWEDDGITADELRMSLIKATQKAKQHLSSARYYKRYREQLLEKRKASWKSKKFTSE